The following proteins come from a genomic window of Phnomibacter ginsenosidimutans:
- the rplJ gene encoding 50S ribosomal protein L10 yields the protein MTKEQKNDVIEVLKDKFSQYNNFYVTNTESLTVAQVSQLRRVCFDKQVEMKVAKNTLIKKALESLDAEKYAGVYEALNNVTALMFSENPKEPAVIISSFRSASKGEKPVLKAAFINGDIYVGDNQLAALTKIKTKNELIGEVIGLLQSPAKRVLSALLNKDEANGAAAAEEAPAAVEAAAPEVAPEAPAAEAAPEAPAAE from the coding sequence ATGACTAAAGAACAAAAGAACGACGTAATTGAGGTGCTGAAAGACAAGTTCTCTCAGTACAACAACTTCTACGTAACCAATACAGAAAGCCTGACTGTTGCCCAGGTTAGCCAGCTGCGTCGCGTATGCTTCGACAAGCAGGTAGAAATGAAGGTGGCAAAAAACACCCTGATTAAGAAAGCCCTCGAATCACTGGATGCTGAAAAGTATGCCGGTGTGTACGAAGCGCTGAACAACGTAACTGCCCTGATGTTCTCTGAGAACCCTAAGGAGCCAGCCGTTATCATCAGCTCTTTCCGCTCAGCTTCTAAAGGCGAAAAGCCCGTATTGAAAGCTGCTTTCATCAACGGTGATATTTATGTAGGCGACAACCAACTGGCTGCCCTCACCAAGATCAAGACGAAGAATGAATTGATTGGTGAAGTAATCGGTCTGTTGCAAAGCCCGGCCAAGCGTGTACTCAGCGCATTGCTCAACAAAGACGAAGCCAACGGCGCTGCTGCTGCCGAAGAAGCTCCTGCTGCTGTTGAAGCTGCTGCTCCTGAAGTTGCACCTGAGGCTCCTGCTGCTGAAGCTGCTCCCGAAGCACCAGCTGCTGAGTAA
- a CDS encoding shikimate kinase — protein sequence MNRIVFFIGMMGAGKTVWGKLLAETMSLRFVDLDDEIVAAAGQSIPAIFEQYGEDYFRELEARQLRLIGQQNNVLLSCGGGTPCFFDNMEWMKLHGVVLWLNPPATEIAERIWRVKHKRPLIANAASKEEALHIVETLIAKRQSWYAQADLEVTDLVLDLPALAASISTIFQQKETATK from the coding sequence ATGAACCGGATTGTCTTTTTTATTGGAATGATGGGTGCCGGTAAAACGGTGTGGGGCAAGCTGCTGGCAGAAACCATGTCGCTCAGGTTTGTGGATTTGGATGATGAAATAGTTGCTGCTGCCGGGCAATCTATACCGGCCATCTTTGAGCAATATGGTGAGGATTATTTTCGGGAATTGGAAGCCCGGCAATTGCGGCTCATTGGTCAGCAAAACAATGTGTTGCTCTCATGTGGTGGCGGTACGCCTTGTTTTTTCGACAATATGGAATGGATGAAGCTGCATGGGGTAGTGCTATGGTTGAATCCGCCGGCTACTGAAATTGCGGAGCGTATCTGGCGGGTAAAACACAAACGTCCCTTGATCGCCAACGCTGCTTCAAAAGAGGAAGCACTGCACATTGTAGAAACCCTGATTGCCAAACGGCAAAGCTGGTATGCGCAGGCCGATTTGGAGGTAACGGATTTAGTACTCGACCTGCCAGCATTAGCAGCCAGCATTTCAACTATATTTCAACAAAAAGAAACTGCGACGAAATGA
- a CDS encoding DUF4954 family protein — MLNSLIFPAHEQHHNNSFLCAALIMGQSNMAAGATIGSNHNSRSPDGELQAGRGFWPGLAVSLKHNSRFASFTMIAKGDYLHELDIPLPFSLVSQNTATDSLQIMPAYWFMHNMYALARNAWKYVDRDKRIDKTQHLEFDYLAPDTINEMFTAMALLEKWTGAAWYAQKGTTADDKQQQRKGAQLLRNNDSILASLSIEATGLENSKRKVVVLKAVQAWQQYRQMIRLYGIGQMIAAVEEAGTFRKAANQWKGKLKRNHFTNVGGQLIPDADLQQLIARIHKGSTNSWNDVHAFYAEQSAAYPTQKLQHALASFEAISGQKVADLKEADFKVLVAEYLSIKTDLCKRIEASRAKDYSNAFRKMMYNNQAEMDEVIGKLEDNGFILQEKKQLAAEKRRLRTWLA; from the coding sequence GTGCTAAACTCCCTCATTTTTCCGGCACATGAGCAGCACCACAACAACAGCTTTTTGTGTGCTGCCCTCATTATGGGCCAAAGCAATATGGCTGCCGGTGCTACCATCGGCAGCAACCACAACAGCCGTAGCCCGGATGGCGAATTGCAGGCCGGTCGTGGTTTTTGGCCGGGCCTTGCAGTAAGCCTCAAACACAACAGCCGCTTTGCCAGCTTCACCATGATTGCGAAAGGCGATTACCTGCATGAGCTCGACATTCCCCTGCCCTTTTCGCTGGTGAGCCAAAACACGGCTACCGATAGCTTGCAGATTATGCCAGCGTATTGGTTCATGCACAACATGTATGCACTGGCCCGCAACGCCTGGAAATATGTAGACCGCGACAAACGCATCGATAAAACGCAACACCTCGAGTTCGATTACCTGGCGCCAGATACCATCAATGAGATGTTTACGGCCATGGCATTGCTGGAAAAATGGACAGGTGCAGCCTGGTATGCCCAAAAAGGCACCACTGCCGATGACAAACAACAGCAACGAAAAGGTGCCCAACTGCTTCGTAATAATGACAGCATCCTTGCTTCTTTAAGCATTGAAGCTACCGGCCTCGAAAACAGCAAACGAAAAGTAGTGGTGCTAAAAGCTGTGCAAGCGTGGCAGCAATACCGCCAAATGATCCGATTGTATGGCATTGGCCAAATGATTGCCGCGGTGGAGGAAGCAGGTACGTTTAGAAAAGCCGCCAACCAATGGAAGGGCAAACTCAAGCGTAACCATTTTACCAACGTGGGTGGCCAGTTAATTCCGGATGCAGATTTGCAGCAGCTCATAGCCCGTATTCACAAAGGCAGCACCAATAGCTGGAACGATGTACATGCCTTTTATGCTGAACAATCTGCTGCCTATCCTACACAAAAACTGCAGCATGCACTGGCCAGCTTCGAAGCTATTTCGGGCCAAAAAGTGGCTGATTTAAAAGAGGCCGACTTTAAAGTATTGGTGGCAGAATATCTGTCCATTAAAACCGACCTCTGCAAACGCATAGAAGCCAGCCGTGCCAAAGATTACAGCAATGCCTTCCGCAAAATGATGTACAACAACCAGGCAGAAATGGATGAAGTGATTGGCAAGCTGGAAGACAATGGCTTCATTTTACAAGAAAAGAAACAGCTGGCTGCCGAAAAACGCCGGCTACGCACATGGCTAGCCTAA
- the rplA gene encoding 50S ribosomal protein L1: MKLTKKRKVAEAKVDKNKIYSLSEAASLVKEINCTKFDSSVDLHVRLGVDPKKADQAIRGTVSLPHGTGKTKRVLVLCTPDKEAEAKGAGADHVGLDEFIQKIEGGWTDIDVIVATPAVMPKIGKLGKILGPRNLMPNPKTGTVTNDVAGAVNDPKGGKIAFKVDKAGIIHASIGRVSFSPEKIAENTNELINALIKLKPSTAKGTYLKGISLASSMSPGISVDTKTFIH; the protein is encoded by the coding sequence ATGAAATTGACTAAGAAAAGAAAAGTGGCTGAAGCCAAGGTTGATAAAAACAAGATTTACAGCCTGAGCGAAGCTGCTTCACTCGTAAAAGAAATCAACTGCACCAAGTTCGACAGCTCTGTTGACCTGCACGTTCGTTTGGGTGTAGATCCTAAGAAAGCCGATCAGGCTATCCGTGGTACTGTAAGCCTGCCTCATGGTACTGGTAAAACCAAGCGTGTACTGGTGCTTTGCACTCCCGATAAGGAAGCTGAAGCCAAAGGCGCTGGTGCTGACCACGTAGGTTTGGACGAATTCATTCAGAAAATTGAAGGTGGCTGGACTGATATCGACGTTATCGTGGCTACGCCTGCAGTAATGCCTAAAATTGGTAAGCTGGGTAAAATTCTCGGTCCACGTAACCTGATGCCAAACCCCAAGACCGGTACTGTAACCAACGATGTAGCTGGTGCTGTAAACGATCCGAAAGGTGGTAAAATCGCCTTCAAGGTGGACAAAGCAGGTATCATTCACGCCTCTATCGGTCGTGTGTCTTTCTCTCCTGAAAAGATTGCAGAAAACACCAACGAACTGATTAACGCCCTCATCAAGTTGAAGCCTTCTACTGCCAAAGGAACCTACCTGAAAGGCATTAGCCTGGCCAGCTCTATGAGCCCCGGCATTTCTGTTGATACTAAAACGTTCATTCACTAA
- the rplL gene encoding 50S ribosomal protein L7/L12 — translation MADLKAFAEQLVNLTVKEVNELAQILKDEYGIEPAAAAVVVAADGGGAAAAAEEKTSFDVILKSAGASKLNVVKVVKDLTGLGLKEAKDLVDGAPKAVKEGVDKATAEDIAAKLKEAGAEVEIA, via the coding sequence ATGGCAGATTTGAAAGCATTTGCAGAACAACTGGTTAACCTGACTGTAAAAGAGGTTAACGAACTGGCCCAAATTTTGAAAGACGAATACGGTATCGAGCCAGCTGCTGCTGCAGTTGTTGTTGCTGCTGACGGTGGTGGCGCTGCTGCTGCTGCAGAAGAAAAGACTTCTTTCGACGTTATCCTGAAAAGCGCTGGCGCTAGCAAGTTGAACGTTGTGAAAGTAGTAAAAGACCTGACTGGCTTGGGTCTGAAAGAAGCGAAGGACCTGGTTGACGGTGCTCCTAAAGCTGTAAAAGAAGGTGTTGACAAGGCTACTGCCGAAGACATCGCTGCTAAGCTGAAAGAAGCTGGTGCAGAAGTTGAAATCGCTTAA
- the rplK gene encoding 50S ribosomal protein L11 — MAKEITGYVKLQCKGGQANPAPPIGPALGSKGLNIMEFCKQFNARTQDKMGKVLPVLITVYNDKSFDFVIKTAPAAIQLMEAAKIQKGSKESNRAKVGKVTWEQVEAIAKDKMPDLNCFTIESAMKMVAGTARSMGLNVEGKAPWEN, encoded by the coding sequence ATGGCTAAAGAAATCACCGGCTATGTGAAGCTCCAGTGTAAAGGAGGACAAGCCAACCCTGCGCCGCCAATCGGCCCGGCCCTTGGTTCAAAGGGTCTGAACATCATGGAATTTTGTAAGCAATTCAACGCCCGTACCCAAGATAAAATGGGTAAGGTTCTGCCTGTGTTGATTACTGTTTACAACGACAAATCTTTTGATTTTGTAATTAAAACTGCACCCGCTGCAATTCAGCTGATGGAAGCTGCCAAGATTCAGAAAGGATCTAAGGAAAGCAACCGTGCCAAAGTGGGTAAAGTAACCTGGGAACAAGTTGAGGCGATTGCCAAAGACAAAATGCCTGACCTGAACTGCTTCACTATCGAAAGCGCCATGAAAATGGTAGCCGGTACTGCCCGCAGCATGGGTTTGAATGTGGAAGGTAAAGCTCCTTGGGAAAATTAA
- a CDS encoding DUF4954 family protein yields MNNIRKIPLEQLGYQFIEPAYLPEGQDEYYLRNLQNRSGINYRQLTAYEIEVLVRNRNTCDNWNNFLVSDAFNPELVKNCKFYGLVRIGKLEPYFLEYSQLKIAVGLYNSTIISCDFGDNVVVDNVNYLSHYIVGSEVIIVNVNELMTTPHAKFGNGVLKDGERESVRIWVELCNENAGRKVLPFNGMQAGDAWMWSKYRDDQPLLQKFQEFTEKRFDTKRGYYGKIGDRTVIKNCAIIKDVWIGSDAYLKGANKLKNLTINSQENAASQVGEGCELVNGIIGFGCRIFYGVKAVRFVLSNHSQLKYGARLIELFFGPQLYHQLLRSAKLPHFSGT; encoded by the coding sequence ATGAATAATATCCGTAAAATTCCATTGGAGCAATTGGGCTACCAGTTTATCGAACCTGCCTATTTGCCCGAAGGACAGGATGAATATTACCTGCGCAATTTGCAAAACCGCAGCGGCATTAATTATCGCCAGCTTACCGCCTACGAAATAGAAGTACTGGTACGCAACCGCAATACCTGCGACAACTGGAACAACTTTTTGGTGAGTGATGCTTTCAACCCCGAACTGGTAAAAAACTGTAAGTTCTACGGGCTGGTGCGCATTGGCAAACTGGAACCTTATTTTCTGGAATACAGCCAGCTCAAAATTGCTGTAGGCCTATACAACAGCACCATCATCAGCTGCGATTTTGGCGACAATGTGGTGGTAGATAACGTGAACTACCTGAGCCACTACATTGTAGGCAGCGAGGTGATTATTGTAAACGTAAACGAACTGATGACCACGCCACATGCCAAGTTTGGCAACGGGGTGCTCAAAGATGGCGAAAGGGAATCTGTACGCATTTGGGTAGAGCTCTGCAATGAAAATGCCGGCCGGAAAGTGCTACCGTTTAATGGCATGCAAGCGGGCGATGCGTGGATGTGGAGCAAGTACCGCGATGACCAACCGCTGTTGCAAAAGTTTCAGGAGTTTACAGAAAAACGCTTCGATACCAAACGGGGCTACTACGGCAAAATTGGCGACCGCACCGTTATTAAAAACTGCGCCATCATCAAAGATGTGTGGATTGGCAGCGACGCTTACCTCAAAGGCGCCAACAAGCTCAAAAACCTCACCATCAATTCGCAGGAAAATGCCGCCTCACAAGTAGGCGAAGGCTGCGAACTGGTGAATGGCATTATCGGTTTTGGCTGCCGTATTTTTTATGGTGTAAAAGCCGTTCGCTTTGTACTCTCCAATCATTCGCAACTCAAGTATGGTGCCCGATTGATCGAACTCTTTTTTGGGCCCCAACTCTACCATCAGCTGCTGCGAAGTGCTAAACTCCCTCATTTTTCCGGCACATGA
- a CDS encoding DUF423 domain-containing protein, which produces MITKTVFWGSVLAALAVAFGAFGAHVLKQRLEPSQIATFQTGVQYHMYHALALIVAGIYNRMKPNKRIDNAIIAFYLGIGLFSGSLYIMTLSHITRMNLSWLGAITPVGGIAFIVGWLQIAWASALKK; this is translated from the coding sequence ATGATAACGAAGACTGTTTTTTGGGGATCGGTATTGGCTGCCTTAGCGGTGGCATTTGGTGCTTTTGGTGCGCATGTACTCAAGCAACGTTTAGAGCCATCTCAGATAGCCACTTTTCAAACGGGTGTGCAATACCATATGTATCATGCCCTTGCACTGATTGTGGCGGGCATTTACAACCGCATGAAACCCAATAAGCGAATCGACAATGCTATCATTGCCTTTTACCTTGGCATTGGGTTGTTTTCGGGTTCATTATACATCATGACTTTGAGCCACATCACCCGTATGAACCTAAGCTGGTTAGGGGCTATTACACCAGTTGGTGGTATTGCTTTTATTGTTGGTTGGCTGCAAATAGCATGGGCGTCGGCCCTCAAAAAATAA
- a CDS encoding PKD domain-containing protein produces MQGSYRFELKVTDDSAAVALDTIRVMVNAPPPVITKQIKVNLFGGSNPQTTEGWNNWNVGGSKVSNRLSGALNYADGTVSTVTANLSYSEAVSDNGASFGGTMCPPAVLRYTSYATISRTLTINGLVAGKTYSLEFYASRNNTGNSTRFTINGVSQTVVTDNNKTNKVVFNNLTTSTGSIVVTVARVNTYSYLNGFMLTETTAVTGNVAPVANAGADVNIALPNNVVNLNASASYDQDGSIVAFAWSKISGPASLTISNPNIVNPVISNLEAGTYEMQLMVTDNSGAAALDTVVVNVFPPDPLAPVANAGVDTTLRLPLDVFTLNGTASADIDGSIVSYHWEQFDGPAGSFLVNANQAIATVENPQTGRYGFELTVTDNDGLIGKDSVYVLIGDNPFAPPSIIDSLNCGKQLRFVVMGSSTAMGTGASVPDSNWVSKFRKYVRSFNPANEVINIATSSRTTYHLLNPHGFVPPEGRPVPDTLRNITKALTYNPDIIIINLPSNDVALNYTLAEQQANYERTLALTDAAGITVWVTTTQPRTALNTTQRNNLMLMRDWTYQRFGNKAIDFWTTLANDDGTIVDAYNVDGVHVNDMGHHLLYTRVVGKRILDDACTVANLLPVVNAGQDQSITIPENTVLLSGTAIDNDGSITAVQWRQLAGPSNAVIVSANTLQTTVSGLHIGSYQFELMATDNVGGVSRDSVLVLVKRGPNEPPTANAGNDTTLVLPANSLTLHGVGNDTDGVITNYAWRQVAGPATAFFNNNTLASPIVSGLIEGSYLFELTVTDDSAATATDIVAVQVNPRPNTSSSGRCRK; encoded by the coding sequence ATGCAGGGTAGTTATCGCTTTGAATTGAAGGTAACAGACGACAGTGCCGCTGTGGCATTGGATACGATTCGGGTAATGGTAAATGCGCCACCGCCGGTTATCACCAAGCAGATAAAAGTGAATTTGTTTGGCGGTTCAAACCCACAAACCACAGAAGGTTGGAACAACTGGAATGTTGGCGGATCAAAAGTGAGCAACCGACTTTCCGGAGCCTTGAATTACGCAGACGGTACCGTCAGCACAGTTACTGCCAACCTTTCTTATAGTGAAGCCGTGTCGGATAATGGTGCAAGTTTTGGTGGTACTATGTGTCCACCAGCAGTGCTCCGTTATACCAGCTATGCTACCATTTCACGTACTCTTACCATTAATGGTTTGGTGGCTGGCAAAACCTATTCACTTGAATTCTACGCCAGTAGAAACAATACAGGCAACAGTACCCGCTTTACCATCAACGGAGTTAGCCAAACCGTGGTGACGGATAATAACAAAACCAACAAAGTTGTTTTCAATAATCTTACAACTTCCACCGGTAGTATTGTTGTAACTGTGGCCAGGGTAAATACCTACAGTTACCTCAATGGATTTATGCTCACAGAAACAACAGCTGTAACAGGCAATGTTGCGCCTGTGGCGAATGCTGGTGCAGATGTCAATATTGCATTACCCAATAATGTTGTGAACTTAAATGCGTCGGCATCATACGATCAGGATGGTTCTATTGTGGCTTTTGCATGGTCTAAAATTTCAGGACCAGCATCATTAACTATCAGCAATCCAAACATCGTGAATCCTGTAATCAGTAATCTTGAAGCAGGCACTTACGAAATGCAGTTGATGGTAACTGACAACAGCGGTGCTGCAGCTTTAGATACTGTTGTGGTGAATGTATTTCCGCCGGATCCGTTGGCCCCAGTGGCCAATGCCGGCGTGGATACAACCCTGCGCTTACCCTTGGATGTATTTACATTGAACGGAACTGCTTCCGCAGATATTGATGGTAGTATTGTGAGTTATCATTGGGAGCAATTTGATGGTCCTGCTGGTAGTTTCCTGGTCAATGCGAATCAGGCCATTGCCACGGTAGAAAATCCACAAACCGGCAGGTACGGATTTGAACTCACCGTAACGGATAATGATGGACTTATCGGTAAGGATTCTGTGTATGTGTTGATTGGTGACAATCCATTTGCACCGCCATCTATTATTGACTCCTTGAATTGCGGTAAACAGCTTCGCTTTGTGGTGATGGGCTCTAGCACGGCAATGGGTACCGGTGCCAGTGTGCCCGATAGTAACTGGGTGAGCAAATTCAGAAAATACGTTCGCAGTTTTAATCCTGCAAATGAGGTGATCAATATTGCTACCTCAAGTCGTACTACCTATCATTTACTCAACCCTCATGGGTTTGTACCGCCCGAAGGAAGACCCGTACCGGATACATTGCGCAATATCACCAAGGCATTGACATACAATCCCGACATCATCATTATCAATTTACCTAGCAATGATGTGGCATTGAACTACACTTTGGCAGAACAACAAGCGAATTACGAAAGAACACTTGCATTGACGGATGCAGCCGGCATTACAGTTTGGGTAACCACTACACAACCCCGAACAGCGTTAAATACTACTCAACGCAATAACCTGATGCTGATGCGAGACTGGACTTATCAGCGGTTTGGAAACAAAGCCATTGACTTTTGGACAACTCTTGCAAATGATGACGGAACCATTGTAGACGCTTACAATGTTGATGGGGTGCATGTAAATGACATGGGCCATCACTTGTTGTATACCAGAGTAGTAGGTAAACGAATTCTGGATGATGCTTGTACTGTTGCAAACTTGTTACCTGTTGTAAATGCTGGTCAGGATCAATCCATTACCATACCTGAAAATACTGTGTTGCTATCGGGTACTGCCATCGATAATGACGGTTCCATAACTGCTGTGCAATGGCGACAGTTAGCTGGGCCATCAAATGCTGTTATAGTATCAGCCAACACATTGCAAACAACAGTTTCAGGATTGCATATTGGCAGTTATCAGTTTGAATTGATGGCAACAGATAATGTAGGCGGAGTGAGCAGAGATAGTGTATTGGTGCTGGTGAAACGAGGACCAAACGAACCTCCCACCGCCAATGCCGGAAATGATACAACACTTGTATTACCTGCCAACAGCCTGACATTGCATGGTGTTGGAAACGACACCGATGGTGTAATTACTAATTATGCATGGCGTCAGGTAGCGGGACCTGCTACTGCTTTTTTCAATAACAATACGCTTGCTTCTCCAATAGTTTCCGGATTGATAGAAGGTAGTTATTTGTTTGAGTTGACTGTAACGGATGACTCTGCAGCTACAGCTACAGATATTGTAGCTGTGCAGGTAAATCCAAGGCCCAATACAAGCTCCAGTGGTAGATGCCGGAAATAA
- a CDS encoding PKD domain-containing protein, translating into MNMQYVAAQTHLPRNVNVNANCGGFYEYLPTGYAASTQKFPLLISFHGAGSYGNGTTELNEVLRENAAYYINNNQFPSSFTVNGQTSSFIVISPQWKDYASVSDINSLINYLLAQPYKIDAGRIYLMGYSMGGDQIIKYATNSSTNANRIAGMVTIAPYINPYTDAGANNIANTALPFWGLHSNADQSSPVSWSVSLVNKINSYNPSIPAILTRFDGVTHVNSGLYASNPNYRVGGYNIYEWMLRYRRNYPPDANAGADQAISLPVTSVSLNASGSTDPEGSTLTYNWQKLNGPGSQTITTPNAVSTSVNGFVAGTYNFMLTVTDAAGLFDRDTVRIVVTNPNPNQLPQANAGADDSIEYPASTYTLNGTNSSDNDGVVVSYQWAKIAGPTSFAISGATTATPQLSLLRKGIYEMELTVTDNEGGVSKDRVLITVVNLNPNLAPVANAGADQVLTLPTNTTTLNGSGSTDADGSIVQYQWRQIEGPAASQHCQRRKCSNRHQQFDAG; encoded by the coding sequence ATGAATATGCAATATGTGGCAGCACAAACACACCTTCCCCGAAATGTAAATGTGAATGCCAATTGTGGCGGCTTTTACGAATACCTGCCCACAGGTTATGCAGCCAGTACGCAAAAGTTTCCCTTGCTGATTAGTTTTCATGGAGCAGGCAGTTATGGCAATGGCACCACTGAACTGAATGAAGTGCTGCGGGAAAATGCTGCGTATTACATCAACAACAATCAGTTTCCTTCCAGCTTTACAGTGAATGGCCAAACCAGTTCATTCATCGTTATCAGTCCTCAGTGGAAAGACTATGCTTCTGTGAGTGATATCAATAGCCTTATCAATTATTTATTGGCACAGCCCTATAAAATTGATGCCGGCCGCATATACCTGATGGGCTACAGCATGGGCGGCGATCAAATTATTAAGTACGCTACCAACAGTAGTACCAATGCCAACCGCATAGCCGGTATGGTTACGATTGCGCCTTACATCAATCCATACACCGATGCTGGTGCCAATAACATCGCCAATACAGCCTTGCCATTTTGGGGATTGCATAGTAATGCCGATCAGTCATCGCCGGTGTCGTGGTCTGTAAGTTTGGTCAACAAAATCAATAGTTACAATCCATCCATCCCTGCTATTCTTACCCGCTTTGATGGCGTAACGCATGTGAACAGTGGTTTGTATGCCAGCAATCCCAACTATAGGGTAGGTGGCTACAATATATATGAATGGATGTTGCGTTACCGGCGCAATTACCCGCCCGATGCCAACGCTGGTGCCGATCAGGCTATCAGCTTGCCTGTTACCTCAGTTTCGCTCAATGCCAGCGGATCTACCGACCCGGAAGGCAGTACGCTGACTTACAATTGGCAAAAGTTGAATGGTCCGGGTAGTCAAACCATTACAACACCCAATGCAGTAAGTACAAGCGTAAATGGTTTTGTTGCCGGCACTTACAATTTCATGCTTACGGTAACCGATGCGGCTGGTTTGTTTGATAGAGACACAGTAAGGATAGTGGTGACGAATCCCAATCCTAATCAGCTGCCGCAAGCCAATGCAGGAGCAGATGACAGCATTGAATATCCGGCCAGTACTTACACATTAAACGGTACCAATTCAAGTGATAATGATGGGGTGGTTGTGTCTTATCAATGGGCGAAAATTGCAGGGCCCACTTCATTTGCCATAAGCGGTGCTACTACAGCTACGCCTCAATTGAGTTTGCTACGCAAAGGCATTTATGAAATGGAACTTACTGTAACTGATAATGAGGGTGGCGTAAGCAAAGACCGGGTATTGATTACCGTTGTAAACCTGAATCCAAACCTTGCTCCGGTAGCCAATGCCGGTGCTGATCAGGTGTTGACATTGCCCACCAATACTACTACGCTCAATGGAAGTGGCTCAACGGATGCAGATGGTAGCATTGTGCAGTACCAATGGCGCCAAATAGAAGGTCCTGCAGCAAGCCAGCATTGCCAACGCAGGAAATGTTCAAACCGGCATCAGCAATTTGATGCAGGGTAG
- a CDS encoding universal stress protein — translation MNKIIAPVDFSDVSINAVQYAAQLAAALNKTLIITHVVQLPVVYGDVPMPVGEYESLVAEAKEKMDDLVKALEQTTQGQAIIHTDVKVGSPVYELVHSCKPDQVYCIVMGTHGAGSVERFFLGSTTQSVITESKCPVLVIPQNFAFRKVFKVGFASDFKQVVKSTPAKKILEVIRQWNADLEILHVDPDYAEFEPSVMEEGLLLETMFEEIKPKFQFLHSGYIEESILNYAADNELDMLIVTPKSHSFLESLFMHQHTGDFVRQATVPVLILKND, via the coding sequence ATGAACAAGATTATCGCCCCGGTCGATTTTTCCGACGTATCAATAAACGCTGTTCAATATGCAGCACAACTTGCAGCAGCCCTTAATAAGACTTTGATAATCACTCATGTAGTGCAATTGCCTGTAGTATATGGCGATGTGCCAATGCCCGTGGGTGAATACGAATCACTAGTAGCCGAAGCCAAAGAAAAAATGGACGATTTGGTAAAGGCCTTGGAACAAACCACACAAGGCCAGGCCATTATTCACACCGATGTAAAAGTGGGCAGCCCGGTGTATGAACTGGTGCACAGTTGCAAACCCGACCAAGTGTACTGTATTGTAATGGGCACCCATGGCGCCGGCAGTGTTGAACGCTTCTTTTTGGGTTCCACCACGCAAAGTGTCATTACCGAATCCAAATGTCCGGTGCTGGTTATTCCCCAAAACTTTGCCTTCCGCAAGGTCTTCAAAGTTGGCTTTGCCAGCGATTTTAAGCAGGTGGTGAAATCAACACCGGCAAAAAAAATACTGGAAGTAATCCGCCAATGGAATGCCGATTTGGAAATACTGCATGTAGACCCCGACTACGCCGAGTTTGAGCCATCGGTAATGGAAGAAGGCCTGTTGCTGGAAACCATGTTTGAAGAAATCAAACCCAAGTTTCAGTTTTTGCACAGTGGCTATATCGAAGAAAGCATTCTTAACTATGCGGCGGACAATGAACTGGATATGCTGATTGTGACGCCCAAAAGCCATTCTTTTCTGGAGTCGTTATTCATGCACCAGCATACCGGCGACTTTGTACGGCAGGCTACTGTGCCGGTACTAATTTTGAAAAATGATTGA